In Dermacentor variabilis isolate Ectoservices chromosome 10, ASM5094787v1, whole genome shotgun sequence, the genomic window GTTACAGTTCTATTGCATTTTCAACCTTTGTCAAATTTGTCCTAGCTTTGTTTCAATGCAATGTACCTTTCGAAAGTAAATCAAAAGTCACTTCTCGAcccaccgtgattgctcagtggctatggtgttgggctgctgagcacgaggtcgcggaatcgaatcccggccacggcggccgcatttcgatgggggcaaaatgcgaaaacaactgcgtgcttagatttaggcgcatgttaaagaaccccaggtggtcgaaatttccggagtcctccactacggcatgcctcgtaatcagaaagtggttttggcacgtaaaaccccataatgtaaaaaaaaagtcactTCTCTTAATCTTTGTTCAATCCATTTTGTCTGTGTTCCAGAGCACAATTATATTTATTCCTATGAACTAAGTTCGTTCATTTAGTTAGAACCAACTGCACGCACTATTTTTTATGAGGCATACGCTCAAGGAATTATCATTCACATAAAATAAGGTAGAGAAGTTTCACTCATGCATAATTTCAAGAACACAAGGGAATGATTGCAAATAAAGGTGCTTTCCTTTTCGCTGAAGCGAATTAACAAAAGTTAATCTCTTTTGGAATGCTAGTGTCACACAAACAAAATGCAGACATGAGAAGAGCACGTGACCACACAGACCACTTTTCTAGTTCTGTGTCATCTTGTTCGCGTTACACTAATGTTCCAAATGGAGCAGCGACAGTCCCACATCATAACCTTAGTTAGCCCCACAAAGCTAGATGTATCATTTTTGTTATGTTGATTGAAAATTCCAACTTAAGCAGAAGAAACCTAATGCACATCCTATAGTAACATTCTTTTATACACCAGAGCGAGTTTCCAGTTGGGTATAGTTCATCAAGTCAGTTACTAAATAATGAATTTTGTGCAGACAAATTAATTTTTACTCAACattgtatcatttttttttttgcataaatgTACTCGCCATGGGCAGACATAAATGTGAAcaagttgttttaatttttttcatataGAATAGTGTCTGGGCTTTCTGAGGTTAACGTCGCTGTAATACTGGCACAGGGGTCGTACCACCTCGGGCCCGGTGGCGCCGTCTCTGGTGGACTACTTTCCACAGGCTGCCGGCGATGGGCTCAAGGTGGTCTGGGAGCATGCCGTCAACAGCCGGCAGCGGCTAGCGATGGCCCTGCGAGGACCTGGCATGATTCTTGAAGGAGACGTCAGCATGGGTGCCAGTGGTCGTTACCCAGTGCCTGTCATGGCACATCCGTCCGTTACAGCAGCCTTCGGCAATGGTGGTGGGAATGGCGACTTGACTCTGGACGAGTGGCTGCATGAATTGGCCCTATGCGGCATGCCTAAGGGTGCCAAGCTCGACTTCAAGTCCACTGAGGTCGTTGAACCTGCCTGCCGTATCCTGGCACGCTACATTGACAAGGTATCCTCGCAGACTGCATTCTTGcagacacaggctgctgctgagtGACACAGAATGACAAATCAATTTAGACCAAGGAAATTTTATTTCAAGGCTCTGAAGATCTTCAGCCGCGAATCTTCCTTTTCTTAGGCTTCAGTACATGCTGCAATATTGTTTATTATAGTGGGCTACACCATACAGTGGAGCACACAATCTAATGACTCCGGGATGACTGCATCGACTGTGCAAAACATGCTGACAGTTTGTGCAGGCATGTCTCCTGCCTTTATTGGCACTTAACAGTTACTCTGGATGAAGTATTAACGGTTACTCCTCATGTGCATAGTAAAccacatatttttttaaagtaTGCATGTAACACAGATCTGACATGTAAGGCATGCAATGCAGTCGGCCACTAAAGTTTACGGGACACAGGCTCCATGGAAATTGTAAACCTCCACTATGTTAAGGCAAGAGCACTTTATTTTAAGAAATCTAACTTAGTCAGAGCGAGATTTCATTTTAACAGCTGGTAATGGTGGTAGTGATGGTGATGAAGAATTGGCGCCACCCCACAGTTGCAAGGGCCCGTGGTGCTGAATGCCGATGTGCTGCCAGGACCAGACTGCGCAGCTGTGCCTCCTGTGGACGCCTGGACTTTCTTGACGCTCTGCCGAACCCGTTTCCCTCGCTCCATCATTTCCCTCGGCTGGACAACCCAGGAAGGCTCATGCCTGAAAATGGGGTGGGTTCTCCGGCATAAAGTACAGTATTGACAAGAGGCGTGAACAGTTATGGAGAGTTATTGATAGCACTCCTGATCCAATCAATAGTTGAGTTACTGTCTAGCTATTGATGGTTAAAAAGAACTGATAGAACTACTGATAGTACACCAGCTGAAATGATCAGCCCAATGGCTGAGAGCGTGCATTCTACAGCCATCTACATTGATGGAAGATACTACAAGTTTACTTCACAGGCACATTAGAGAGCAGTGTTTGTGGAGCCTTGGCTTGACTTTTATTATAGAAGTAAAGTGATGGTATTATATCGAGAGTGTGCTATGACTCAACTGTTTCAGAAAACTGCCTATATTTCCATGGAAAATAGTTTAACAGTTTTGCATCACCAGTGAACACACACCTGAGGGGCTCCAaagcatttttcaaactatgTTTTTTTGGAAAGGTCCTGAAGAGAGCTCAAGAGAGTCTATAGAGAGCAGATTAATTAGAGATGCACCATTTCTAAGAATAGGCCGTCAAAAAGAACCAACAAAATGCCTGGAGAGGCAtttgaaaagaagaaagcaggtAGATATCAGACCAGACTATGGACTCTGCTGCGCTCAAACGGTCCTGACACAAGCAGATTCATTGACTCCATGCAACCTGTCACATTTCTCATTGATCTAGAGAGCAAATGGCACATAAGTCACCTAATACGTGACCAATTAGCACAACAGCACAATGTTGGCTGAGTGAAATGTATATTTAGCTACTGTCCCAGCTAATCTAGTTTTCTGTGCACATTCTTCATTATAACAACCATGTTTGAAGGTGTCTCTATCCAGGTGGCCTAGGAGCAGGTCAATGGGTCTTTGATGGCAAGAAGTTTGTTGTAATATGGTTTCTGTTCATGAATGGGGAAACTTGATGGGCCAACTAGCGCATGAGTGCTACCAATCGAAGGTGCCAACATTTGTTGCCTCCTCTTCATTCATTTCATCGTATGACCAAGAGAAAACCTGGAACTGTGAATTCCGGTATACTTCTAGATTATACATATGTATATCGACTGCTTCCACCTATATATGCTAATACAAAGAATAAACTAAGTTATCCCAGCTAGAAACAAGCCACAATGCAGATCTACTTGTAATAAAATCAATTGGTGATGGCATTCTCAGCTGGTGGTAAACAGGAAGTTGTGCCATGCTGTTTGGGGGTTTAACTGAAAATAAACTGTGACAGCTGTTTCCAATTAGGAGCCGAattgtgcgtttttctttttgttctaccAAAACCAATGCCAAGTGAACCAAGATTACACATTTATTTCATGCTTTGCCTGCACAAAGGCAGTGCTGCCTTCCTTGAAGTTGTAAAGGAAGTCAACCGAGTGCTTCCTAAATGTTGTACCGCTTCTGTGCCTTGGACGAGCTGGGTTCGTCCATGCATTTCTGGTAAAAAAGACCAAGGATGACCGATGCAATGCCATGGACAAGCTGGTTTCACCTCAGTGCTTTGCTGTGTTTGTTGTAGACGGCAGGACACAATCTAAGAGGAAGTGTGCAAAGTGGGAGCGAGTTTATTCTTGCAGAGGAAATAAAACAAGTTGGCAATTCAAGCCTTGCAAAATCGTGCAGCCGGCAGTTCAAGCTTCGACGGCTTTCTCATGAAAATGAAAACCCAACTTCAGCGATTAATCAAGTTCAGCGCTGTTAAGCTTCGCTTTTGCGTTGATGGTTAAGATCCTGACGAAATAAACACATTAAACACTGTCTGCAGTGTTTTCATGAAAAATTTCTCAATAAAAAATTTCACCATTTTTGTTCAGAATTCTGGAAAATAGTGTGGCACAAAAGTAATTAAACATGACCAGCCTGTTGAATACGTGTGACATTTGTGTGTATATCTGATCGCCGTGTATGTCATAATTATCACAAAACACCTGAAGTAGCATGCCAGGCAAACATCTCCTGCTTTCACTAGAGACAGTGTCTCTCTCTgtgtgaccatgtcactagtctgCAGTCTTGTGATCTGCCCCTCtatttattgtgatagcaattatacggacgcttTAGGCGCGTTCAGGCCACCAGCGCAGCCGTTGTTGTGCTGTCCCACTATTGATGGCACATACGCATAGATGCGGGATGTATTTGGCTGTAAAAACGACAAGGTGAAGTGGATTCACCGTCAATGCTACGCTCAATCGCTTCAGTGGCAGAACAAGGGCAGCGTTTTGCCTTCCCCTGCTGGCATGAGTGTTGTATGTGTGCATGCTATAAGCATACTGGCATTCCTGCTGAGCTGCTCAGTGTATGCACTGGTCGGAGCAGTAAACATCACGCTAACATTATCCGATATGCCACAAGATGCTGACTAATGCATACGGTTTCCTGCCATTTTCATCTCCTGCAACACCCAGGCGCAATGCCACTGGCGGCActactcatcatgccagcattgtgAGATGCCTTGTATAttccagggcgctgttccttctgcccaGCAGCAGTTGCCTTGTGTGCTGCATTGTTCCAACATGTTGCAATCATGTACAGTCAAACTTCCATATAACGATgtcagtaaaattggcaatttgcttcgttatattgaaattttgttgtattggaTCTTATTgcatttggactttatacaaaacaTGATGTGGCTCCACTTTGGCAGTTGCTCTTGTTGCAGGGCACGCCATTTAAtaagtgcgtttgcaagcagccgctcgTAATTCAATGATTTGACCATCTGTGTTCGCAGAAGTTTCCGTTTACTGTCTCGGCATTTCTTTGCGGTGACAGTGAAATTTCAGTTATACTGAAATCGAATACAgacatacttcgttatattgaggttctaaatacatggtgttcaatGGACAAGAGGCTATGAAAATTTagatactttgttatatcgaagtTCGTTatgtcaaggtttaactgtacataGTTAGAACACTGTCCAAGGAGTTTTAGCACAATGCTTCACCCTTTTGATAAACTGCCATACTTTTTCCCCAGAATTTTGATGTTGCCTTTATAAGAACTGTAAAGTAAGTCGCATGTGTTACAATCATAACAGATCTTGCCTTCCACTTCATTCAGGTACACGCGGGAGATGGTCGAGAGCATGGGTGCTCTGGTGCGAGAGTACAACCTGGGTCAACCCGTGAGCTTTCCTGTGTGGCTGCCTCTAGCACGTCGTTCACTGGGCGACCTTCAGCGGCTGCTGGCACAAGTGCCACGTTCTTCATTGACTGTGTTTGCCCGCCGTGGTGAGCCCTGGGCGGCCGCACTGCCAGATCTCGCAGCTCTGCGCTCAGCCTTCAGCCCGTCACTCGTCTACTATGACCTGCCACACGACCTACTCCAGGCTTTTCTGCCACTCTGCTAGGTGAGGATGCCGTAATGGCAGGCTTGCAATTTTCTCTGCAACTGAGCCACGTCTTACCGTAGAACAAATGCTGAGAGTCATAGCGCTCCTGTTTAGCGTTTACTTAAGCTAACTGGTAAGGCAATTGGATTTTTAATATCCCCCCATGTTTGCCTAAAAGAAGCCTACTTAGTTTAAAGGTATATAATCTCTGTTCACCTGGCATGGATCTATCAGGCTGAAACTTCAAgaacaacaaagaaacttgaaCAGAAGCTAGAGACCATGCAATCAGCACTGAATTCTAACATTGTGGGTGTAATGCAAAGCAGGGAAAGACGGATGCGCTGATCCTAGTTAAGCTTAAGGGGAAAAGGGAGAGGTCCTGTAGTGTGTAGAACAGATGACTGTCTAATCTAATATAATTAGAGTAAAAGGACtgatgccaagggaaggaaaataCGTAGTCAAGGACAGCAGAGAATTAGATGGAGTGACGAgtttaggaagtttgcaggcttATGGAGAGTTTGGCTGACACAGGACAGAGTCACTTGGAGACCTATGAGAGGGTATTTGTCCTGCACAGAACGTTAATatatgctgataatgatgatgacaccaAGTCTAGATGGCCTTAGCTGGCAAAATGCAGCCACATATCTCCGCTCTGTCTACTGCGTATCCTTAGGACCATTTTCCTGTCTCCATCAGGTCAACTTTCTCAGACATTGCCATCCGGCCATGTCCGTCGTCAACTTCGGCCAACTGTTGGAAGCCAGCTACCCATCCATGAGAAGGGCATCCGCAGCACGCACCTGTGACGACGAAAGCAATCAAGACACCTGTGAAACTTCCAGCATCCGTGTTGCCTTGGGTGCTTGCCCCCACACCGGTGTTTATTTTAACAACAGTTTTGGCACCCATATAATGCTGTTGGTCTGTTGCGTCACTCAGACTTATTAGTACACCAGCTGCAATTTCCGGAGATTGCGCCAGGACGACTTATGCGAAGCATGCCTGCCCACTGTAGCTGAGAGATGGTAGTTTTGTCTGTGGCCATGTTGAATGTGTGAAGAGGCCTGTTGCTGTGCACGCTGGAGATGTTGGCACAACTGAC contains:
- the LOC142560231 gene encoding protein FAM151B-like, with the translated sequence MSATHYEDYKAAHRVHCPGATNTGGRTTSGPVAPSLVDYFPQAAGDGLKVVWEHAVNSRQRLAMALRGPGMILEGDVSMGASGRYPVPVMAHPSVTAAFGNGGGNGDLTLDEWLHELALCGMPKGAKLDFKSTEVVEPACRILARYIDKLQGPVVLNADVLPGPDCAAVPPVDAWTFLTLCRTRFPRSIISLGWTTQEGSCLKMGYTREMVESMGALVREYNLGQPVSFPVWLPLARRSLGDLQRLLAQVPRSSLTVFARRGEPWAAALPDLAALRSAFSPSLVYYDLPHDLLQAFLPLC